In the genome of Desulfonauticus submarinus, the window TTATAAATTTGTTTCCTAAAACGATTCTCAATAACTGAAGCAGGAACTTTACCTTTTCTAAAACCTTTCAAATCTACATCTCTTCTATAAAGAGCAATTGTCGCAGAAAGAGCAGCTTCTACTTCTTCCTTAGGTACTTGAACATTAATTTTGCGTTTAACAGGGGATACCTGTTCCACTTGATATTCCATAATAAAAATAACCTCCTTAAAATAATGGTGCGAGAGGGGGGACTCGAACCCCCACGGACAAGCCGCTGGATCCTAAGTCCAGTGCGTCTACCAATTCCGCCACTCTCGCAAAAAGGAAAAATAAGATTTAATCTTCTTACCTAGGTCTTGTCAACCAAATGTTAAATGTTATTCTTTTTCCTAAAATTAAAAATATTAAATCATTTTTAACTAAACCTAAAAAAATTTTATCCAATTAAAAATGAATTTTTCAACCTAAGAACAAAAAATAGTGTTGTCCTAAATAATTAACATTTTACATATTCTTAGGAAAATATTCCACGTTATTTATATTTTTAAAATCTGAATCTTGAGTCCATATAGTAGCATTATATTCTTCTGCCGTTGCGATAATAATACTATCAGCCATTGGTATTTGATATTTTAGGCTTATTTTCGCCGCAGCAATTGCTATAGAGGGTGTTAAATCCACAATCTTTCCTTTTCCCATAGCCACAATTGCCTGTAGAGCTTTAGTTTCACTTGCTTCCCGACATACTACCTTAAAAACCTCATATATTGTTATGGTTGGAACAATAAGTGAATTAAAATTACTTAAAGGTTCATAAAAATGTTTTGCATTTGGTTCATCGGCAAAATAAGCTAACCAACCTGAAGAATCCACAATGTTGTTATTCATACCCTATCTTCCTCACGCTTAAATTCAGTATTTATTCCTTTAAGAAATCCGCGAAGCTCTTTTATATCTCGCTCAGGAATAAGTTCAATCCTGCCTTCATATTCCACAATATACATTTTTTGGCCAGGATGAAGACGCAGAGATTCTCTAATTGTTTTTGGTATAACAATTTGATATTTAGGAGACACTGTTATAATTTGCATACTAAATCTCCATCGATAGATATTTTGTAAAACTTTAGTTCGAACGATAAAAATTG includes:
- a CDS encoding AbrB/MazE/SpoVT family DNA-binding domain-containing protein translates to MQIITVSPKYQIVIPKTIRESLRLHPGQKMYIVEYEGRIELIPERDIKELRGFLKGINTEFKREEDRV
- a CDS encoding type II toxin-antitoxin system VapC family toxin translates to MNNNIVDSSGWLAYFADEPNAKHFYEPLSNFNSLIVPTITIYEVFKVVCREASETKALQAIVAMGKGKIVDLTPSIAIAAAKISLKYQIPMADSIIIATAEEYNATIWTQDSDFKNINNVEYFPKNM